Proteins co-encoded in one Rattus rattus isolate New Zealand chromosome 5, Rrattus_CSIRO_v1, whole genome shotgun sequence genomic window:
- the LOC116900317 gene encoding olfactory receptor 1052-like: protein MRLWNHTGVKEFILVGLTENLNWQVGLFLLFSIVYFIILVGNWGMILLIWLNAQLHTPMYFFLSNLSFCDICYSTVIAPKMLINFLSEYKSSTFFGCVIQSFFFAVYITTEGILLSVMAYDCYVAIGNPLMYTVIMTHSICSQMVLACYLGGLINSLTHTMGLLRLDSCGPHTVNHFFCDIPPLLKLSCSDAHINEMLLLVFSGVIGIFTFIIVMVSYIQIIIAILRIRSAEGRRKAFSTCASHLTAVTLFYGSVTFSYIQPSSQYSMEQEKVSAVFYTLVIPMLNPLIYSLRNKDVKEAAKRSVYRERSGP, encoded by the coding sequence ATGAGACTCTGGAATCATACAGGTGTGAAAGAATTCATACTAGTCGGATTAACAGAAAACCTTAATTGGCAAGTCgggctctttctccttttcagcATAGTTTATTTTATCATTCTTGTGGGTAACTGGGGGATGATTCTCTTGATCTGGTTAAATGCCCAACTTCATACaccaatgtatttctttcttagtAACCTCTCTTTTTGTGACATCTGCTATTCTACTGTTATTGCTCCTAAAATGCTCATTAATTTCCTGTCAGAATACAAGTCTAGCACATTCTTTGGTTGTGTTATTCAGAGTTTCTTTTTTGCAGTGTATATAACTACAGAAGGTATACTCTTGTCTGTGATGGCTTATGATTGTTATGTAGCAATCGGAAACCCCTTAATGTATACAGTTATTATGACACACAGCATCTGCAGTCAGATGGTCCTTGCATGTTACTTGGGTGGCCTCATTAATTCCCTGACTCACACAATGGGTTTACTCAGACTGGACTCCTGTGGTCCCCACACTGTGaatcatttcttctgtgacatcCCTCCTCTTTTGAAGCTTTCATGCTCTGATGCACACATCAATGAGATGCTGCTTTTGGTCTTCTCTGGAGTGATTGGTATTTTCACTTTCATCATTGTCATGGTGTCCTATATTCAAATTATCATTGCCATCCTGAGAATCCGCTCAGCTGAGGGAAGGCGCAAAGCCTTCTCCACTTGTGCCTCACATCTAACAGCTGTGACATTATTTTATGGTTCTGTGACATTTAGCTATATCCAGCCAAGTTCTCAATACTCCATGGAACAGGAAAAAGTCTCTGCTGTGTTTTACACCTTGGTCATCCCCATGCTGAACCCTCTAAtttacagcctgaggaacaaagATGTGAAAGAAGCAGCCAAGAGGTCAGTTTATAGGGAGAGGAGTGGCCCTTGA